In the Elusimicrobiota bacterium genome, one interval contains:
- a CDS encoding hydrogenase 4 subunit F, with product MQALFILLIPLILAILPAFVKSNKNNGIANIAGYTLALGIAVVLASHPSEKLLFLNFFYIDALSMYFMLTVTVINLATALYSTGYIQNDLDKKVISQKKARLYYVLFNIFTFTMLLVTVLNNLGIVWVAIEMTTLTSAFLVGFYNDKKSVEAAWKYIIICSVGLTLAFLGTILFYYTVSKDGGMTSLNWTDMVSVIQRLNPQVLKIAFLFIIVGYGTKAGLAPMHTWLPDAHSQALAPISALLSGVLLKISFYAILRFSVIVNQSIGSQFTGRLFIIFGLISLGISAGFILLQKDIKRLLAYHSVEHIGIIAFGTGIGGELGLFGALLHVFNHAATKALMFFSAGNIIKQYDTHNMHLIKGVIKTMPFTGFFALTGAFALGGLPPFSIFLSELIILIAGFTKGAVVASCIFLVFLATIFGALIFHFSKTIFGPAPEGAITEKVPLTTKISFLLLFTLIVLLGIYIPQYFGTLITSAAAVLQGA from the coding sequence TACTAATACCTTTAATCCTTGCGATCCTCCCTGCATTTGTTAAATCCAACAAAAATAACGGTATTGCCAATATCGCGGGGTACACACTTGCGCTTGGCATAGCAGTTGTCTTAGCATCGCATCCCAGTGAAAAACTGTTGTTTCTGAACTTTTTCTATATTGACGCATTAAGTATGTACTTCATGCTTACCGTTACGGTGATAAACCTCGCGACTGCGTTATATTCTACGGGATACATACAAAACGATTTAGACAAAAAAGTTATTTCACAAAAAAAAGCGCGGTTATACTACGTTTTGTTCAATATATTCACATTCACTATGCTGTTAGTAACCGTACTCAACAACCTGGGTATCGTATGGGTTGCGATCGAGATGACAACGCTCACTTCCGCGTTTCTTGTAGGGTTTTATAACGACAAAAAATCGGTGGAAGCTGCATGGAAATACATAATCATATGTTCAGTCGGTCTCACACTTGCGTTTCTCGGAACCATACTGTTTTACTATACAGTCTCAAAAGACGGCGGGATGACAAGCCTTAACTGGACTGACATGGTATCAGTCATCCAGCGGCTGAACCCGCAGGTACTAAAAATAGCGTTTTTATTTATCATAGTAGGTTACGGCACAAAAGCCGGCCTTGCACCGATGCACACCTGGCTTCCTGACGCGCACAGCCAGGCATTAGCGCCGATAAGCGCGTTACTTTCCGGCGTACTGCTAAAAATATCATTCTACGCTATACTAAGGTTCTCAGTTATTGTTAACCAAAGCATAGGTTCACAGTTTACAGGACGGTTATTCATAATCTTCGGCTTGATTTCACTTGGTATTTCCGCAGGGTTCATACTATTGCAAAAAGATATCAAACGCCTGCTCGCGTATCATAGCGTTGAGCATATCGGTATCATAGCATTCGGTACAGGTATCGGCGGTGAATTAGGTTTATTTGGCGCTTTACTTCATGTGTTTAACCACGCAGCAACAAAAGCGTTAATGTTTTTCAGTGCGGGTAATATTATTAAACAATACGATACGCATAACATGCATTTAATAAAGGGTGTAATCAAAACTATGCCGTTCACCGGTTTCTTCGCTCTTACCGGCGCGTTTGCGCTTGGCGGCCTTCCACCGTTCTCTATTTTCTTAAGTGAACTAATAATTTTAATTGCCGGGTTCACAAAAGGCGCAGTCGTTGCGAGCTGCATATTCCTGGTATTTTTAGCAACAATTTTTGGCGCACTGATTTTTCATTTCAGTAAAACAATCTTCGGTCCTGCCCCTGAGGGCGCTATTACTGAAAAAGTACCGTTAACCACAAAAATATCGTTTCTCCTGCTATTCACCTTGATTGTACTGTTAGGCATATATATCCCTCAATATTTTGGAACACTGATTACCTCCGCAGCTGCGGTTCTGCAAGGAGCATAG